Within the Pseudomonas guangdongensis genome, the region CGCCGAGTACTACAAGGACGCCCTGGACAAGCACGCCGAAGTGCTCAAGGAAGTCGGCTTCAACATCAACAACGGCATCGGCGACCTGTACGCCCGCATCAAGGCCCTGCCGGCCGAGAAGCAGGCCGAGATCGAAGCCGACGTCCAGGCCGTGTACGCCCAGCGTCCGCCGCTGGCCATGGTCAACTCCGACAAGGGCATCACCAACCTGCACGTGCCGAGCGACGTGATCGTCGACGCCTCGATGCCGGCGATGATCCGCGACTCCGGCAAGATGTGGGGCCCGGACGGCCAGCTGCACGACACCAAGGCGCTGATCCCGGATCGCTGCTACGCGACCATCTATCAGGCCGTCATCGAAGACTGCAAGCAGCACGGCGCCTTTGATCCTGTGACCATGGGCAGCGTGCCGAACGTCGGCCTGATGGCCCAGCAGGCCGAGGAATACGGCTCCCACGACAAGACCTTCGAGATCCCGGCCGCCGGCACGGTCCGCGTGACCGACCAGAACGGCAAGGTGCTGATGGAGCAGGCTGTCGAGGCCGGCGACATCTGGCGCATGTGCCAGGTCAAGGATCTGCCGATCCAGGACTGGGTCAAGCTGGCCGTCAACCGCGCCCGCGCCAGCAACACCCCGGCGGTGTTCTGGCTGGACGCCAAGCGCGCCCACGACGCCCAGGTGATCGCCAAGGTCGAGCAGTACCTCAAGGACCACGACACCAGCGGCCTGGAAATCCACATCATGGCCCCGGTCGAGGCGATGAAGTTCTCCCTGCAGCGCATCCGCGCCGGCAAGGACACCATCTCCGTCACCGGCAACGTGCTGCGCGACTACCTGACCGACCTGTTCCCGATCATGGAGCTGGGCACCAGCGCCAAGATGCTGTCGATCGTCCCGCTGATGAACGGCGGCGGCCTGTTCGAGACCGGCGCCGGCGGCTCCGCGCCCAAGCACGTCCAGCAGTTCGTCGAGGAGAACCACCTGCGCTGGGATTCGCTGGGCGAGTTCCTGGCCCTGGCTGCCTCCCTCGAACACCTGGGCACCACCACCGACAACGCCAAGGCGCTGGTGCTGGCCAAGACCCTGGACCAGGCCAACGGCCAGTTCCTCGACAGCAACAAGTCGCCGTCGCGCAAGGTCGGCCAGCTCGACAACCGCGGCAGCCACTTCTATCTGGCGCTGTACTGGGCCCAGGCCCTGGCCGCCCAGAGCGATGACCTGGAGCTGCAAGCCCAGTTCGCCGATCTGGCCAAGAGCCTGACCGACAACGAGGAGAAGATCGTTGCCGAGCTGAACGAGGTGCAGGGCAAGCCGGTCGACATCGGCGGCTACTACCATGCCGATCCGCAGCTGACCAGCCAGGCCATGCGCCCGAGCGCTACCTTCAACGCCGCCCTGGCGCAACTGGCCTAAGCCTGCTGCGCGCTGCGTGACCGACGGGCTCGCCCGTCGGTAGCCTCGACAGAAACCCCGGCCCGGTGCCGGGGTTTCCGTTTCTGCCGCAGGCACGCGCGCCACCGCACGAGGAGAACCCCATGACCCGTTTCACCCCGCACGTCACCGTCGCCACCGTGGTCGAGGACCAGGGCCGCTTCCTGCTGGTCGAGGAACACGCCGAAGGCCGCGTGGTGCTCAACCAGCCGGCCGGCCACCTGGAGGCCGACGAAAGCCTGCTGGACGCCGCCCGGCGCGAAACCCTCGAAGAGACCGGCTGGGAGGTCGAGCTG harbors:
- a CDS encoding NADP-dependent isocitrate dehydrogenase, whose amino-acid sequence is MSTRSKIIYTFTDEAPALATYSLLPIIKAFTASSGISVETRDISLAGRILASFPEYLSAEQQIGDHLAELGQLATTPEANIIKLPNISASIPQLKAAIKELQEHGYKLPEYPEAPANDTEKDVKARYDKIKGSAVNPVLREGNSDRRAPLSVKNYARKHPHKMGTWSADSKSHIAYMSNGDFYGSEQAALIEAPGSVKIELIGADGSSKVLKEKTAVLAGEIIDSSVMSKKALRSFIAAQIDEAKQQGVLLSAHLKATMMKVSDPIMFGHIVAEYYKDALDKHAEVLKEVGFNINNGIGDLYARIKALPAEKQAEIEADVQAVYAQRPPLAMVNSDKGITNLHVPSDVIVDASMPAMIRDSGKMWGPDGQLHDTKALIPDRCYATIYQAVIEDCKQHGAFDPVTMGSVPNVGLMAQQAEEYGSHDKTFEIPAAGTVRVTDQNGKVLMEQAVEAGDIWRMCQVKDLPIQDWVKLAVNRARASNTPAVFWLDAKRAHDAQVIAKVEQYLKDHDTSGLEIHIMAPVEAMKFSLQRIRAGKDTISVTGNVLRDYLTDLFPIMELGTSAKMLSIVPLMNGGGLFETGAGGSAPKHVQQFVEENHLRWDSLGEFLALAASLEHLGTTTDNAKALVLAKTLDQANGQFLDSNKSPSRKVGQLDNRGSHFYLALYWAQALAAQSDDLELQAQFADLAKSLTDNEEKIVAELNEVQGKPVDIGGYYHADPQLTSQAMRPSATFNAALAQLA